One part of the Rutidosis leptorrhynchoides isolate AG116_Rl617_1_P2 chromosome 1, CSIRO_AGI_Rlap_v1, whole genome shotgun sequence genome encodes these proteins:
- the LOC139850259 gene encoding putative F-box protein At3g52320, whose translation MNSHNASIQDLSDNHIVEILVKLPVKTIVPCKCVCRDWLNLITDSHFISLHLSKSAEYVMLFDLYIKDPITKPKSLRLVEIEEEHGRNHLHDDPIMCLDLKLAPVFRYANQLCVVGSVNGLICLAGNDYRRDKIYICNPMTREYMILSNRIDNTKSNFVNYYGFGVGSLSGEYKAKITCYLEPCHMLRFTLLALANGEVLLLVM comes from the coding sequence ATGAATAGTCACAATGCATCCATACAAGACTTATCCGATAATCACATTGTTGAGATTCTTGTTAAACTTCCTGTAAAAACAATCGTCCCCTGCAAATGCGTTTGCCGTGATTGGCTGAATCTTATTACCGACTCCCACTTTATCAGTCTTCACCTCTCCAAATCAGCTGAATATGTCATGCTTTTTGATTTGTATATTAAGGACCCTATAACTAAACCAAAATCTTTGAGGTTGGTGGAGATTGAAGAGGAACATGGGCGCAATCATTTACACGACGACCCAATCATGTGTCTTGACCTTAAGCTTGCTCCCGTTTTTCGATACGCTAATCAACTGTGTGTAGTGGGATCAGTTAATGGTTTGATATGTTTGGCTGGCAATGACTACAGAAGAGATAAGATTTACATATGTAATCCAATGACCCGAGAATATATGATCCTTTCTAACCGGATAGACAATACAAAAAGTAATTTCGTTAATTATTATGGTTTTGGAGTCGGTTCATTGAGCGGGGAATACAAAGCCAAAATAACATGTTATCTAGAACCGTGCCATATGCTGAGATTTACACTCTTGGCACTGGCCAATGGAGAAGTCTTACTCTTGGTCATGTGA